The Maridesulfovibrio zosterae DSM 11974 genome contains a region encoding:
- a CDS encoding 4Fe-4S binding protein, with protein sequence MKKISPKLLRDSIQLAMTLFCIWVGYRFYLFYEFMIGKSDIAVAKPGAVEGFLPISALLSLKQLITKGVFDEVHPAGLTIFIAVIVMSLIVRKGFCGYLCPVGFIHNLLNKIGRKMKKTVTVKGKIELILLIPKYILITRLVYGIFVKMSGRELDTFIHSSYNFTAEAKMMLFFADLSIKPAIVISILLILGIIIPYFWCRFICPYGALLGIFAKISPVAIKRDTKSCISCGKCSKACPGGIEVDIKDTINSAECIGCVQCINACPVDNCITLTDRLSRIKLPWYTVAAGSVFILLIYYFAARITNHWDSPYPIEMLRNYYMQL encoded by the coding sequence ATGAAAAAAATATCCCCTAAACTTCTGCGGGATTCTATCCAGCTTGCAATGACATTGTTCTGCATCTGGGTAGGATACCGCTTTTATCTTTTCTACGAGTTCATGATTGGAAAATCAGACATAGCCGTAGCAAAACCGGGTGCAGTAGAAGGTTTTCTTCCGATCAGCGCCCTTTTATCACTTAAACAACTCATAACAAAAGGCGTATTTGATGAAGTTCATCCCGCAGGACTGACTATCTTCATTGCCGTCATAGTCATGAGTCTGATCGTGCGCAAAGGTTTTTGCGGTTATCTATGTCCTGTTGGATTTATTCATAACCTGCTCAACAAAATCGGTCGTAAGATGAAAAAGACCGTAACAGTCAAGGGCAAAATTGAGTTAATACTTCTAATTCCCAAATATATTCTTATAACCCGCTTAGTTTACGGCATCTTCGTAAAAATGAGCGGCCGTGAACTGGATACTTTTATCCATTCCTCATACAATTTCACAGCGGAAGCAAAAATGATGCTTTTCTTCGCTGACTTAAGCATCAAGCCTGCTATAGTAATCTCTATTCTGCTAATTCTTGGTATAATTATACCGTACTTCTGGTGCCGATTTATTTGCCCTTACGGGGCATTACTCGGCATTTTTGCCAAAATATCACCCGTCGCAATAAAACGTGATACGAAGTCTTGTATAAGTTGTGGAAAGTGCAGTAAGGCATGTCCCGGGGGCATAGAGGTAGATATTAAAGATACTATCAATTCAGCTGAATGCATAGGCTGCGTCCAATGCATAAATGCCTGTCCGGTTGATAACTGCATAACACTGACAGACAGACTCAGCCGTATTAAACTTCCGTGGTACACCGTTGCCGCAGGATCAGTATTCATACTGCTGATATACTACTTTGCTGCAAGAATAACTAATCACTGGGACTCTCCATATCCCATAGAGATGTTACGTAATTACTATATGCAACTTTAA
- the trmFO gene encoding methylenetetrahydrofolate--tRNA-(uracil(54)-C(5))-methyltransferase (FADH(2)-oxidizing) TrmFO produces the protein MDKIAVIGGGLAGCECAMQLAKAQIYVDLYEMKPDKYSEAHHLPGLAELVCSNSLRSGELNTAIGVLKKEMESLDSVLMKAAMQSRVPAGSALAVDREIFSKLVTEAIEAEEFINVIRKEITSIDDPALADYAKIVVAAGPLASKSLTDSLISKIGNQRLYFYDAIAPIVSRDSVNMDVAFYGSRYKPEDDDYLNCPMTEEQYFEFLTELKSGERVVPREFEKEIHFEGCLPIEEMADRGDMTLSFGPLKPVGLIDPRTEEQAYAVVQLRAENKEKTSFNLVGFQTKLKYPEQKRIFRMIPGLENVEFLRMGSIHRNTYVNAPEVLDEHLALKSDSRIHLAGQITGVEGYLESAACGLWVGLMLAEQIKGNELPAPPQETSMGALLGHLREKKKNFQPSNVQFGLMPALKKRAPKRIRKELYGERAMELFEAWRSENIK, from the coding sequence GTGGATAAAATTGCTGTAATCGGTGGCGGTCTGGCCGGGTGTGAATGTGCTATGCAGCTTGCAAAAGCTCAAATTTATGTTGATCTCTATGAAATGAAGCCGGATAAATATTCGGAGGCTCACCATCTGCCGGGACTGGCTGAACTTGTCTGCTCAAATTCATTGCGGTCAGGCGAGCTGAACACAGCTATCGGTGTGCTTAAAAAAGAAATGGAATCTCTTGATTCTGTGCTTATGAAAGCCGCTATGCAGTCCCGTGTACCTGCCGGTTCAGCTCTTGCCGTTGATCGGGAAATCTTTTCAAAACTGGTTACTGAAGCCATTGAAGCAGAAGAATTTATCAACGTCATCAGGAAAGAGATAACCTCTATTGATGACCCTGCTCTGGCTGATTACGCTAAGATTGTAGTTGCCGCAGGACCGCTTGCTTCTAAATCGCTTACTGACAGCCTGATTTCAAAGATAGGTAATCAGCGTTTATATTTTTATGATGCCATAGCTCCTATTGTCAGCCGTGATTCCGTTAACATGGATGTTGCTTTTTATGGCTCACGTTACAAGCCTGAAGATGATGATTATCTAAACTGTCCCATGACAGAAGAGCAGTATTTTGAGTTTCTTACAGAACTTAAATCCGGTGAACGAGTTGTGCCACGCGAATTTGAAAAAGAAATTCATTTCGAAGGATGTCTGCCTATTGAAGAAATGGCTGATCGCGGCGATATGACTCTCTCATTCGGTCCACTTAAACCCGTGGGCCTCATCGATCCTCGTACTGAAGAGCAGGCTTATGCTGTTGTCCAGCTTCGTGCTGAAAATAAAGAGAAAACTTCTTTCAACCTTGTGGGTTTTCAAACAAAACTCAAATATCCCGAGCAGAAACGAATTTTTCGTATGATTCCCGGTCTTGAAAATGTTGAATTTTTACGTATGGGATCTATCCATCGTAATACTTATGTAAATGCTCCTGAGGTTCTTGATGAACACTTAGCCCTTAAATCTGATTCGAGGATTCATCTCGCTGGACAGATTACAGGTGTAGAAGGTTATCTTGAATCTGCTGCATGCGGTTTATGGGTTGGGTTAATGCTGGCTGAGCAAATTAAAGGTAACGAACTGCCAGCTCCTCCGCAGGAAACATCCATGGGAGCTTTACTTGGCCATTTACGCGAGAAAAAGAAAAATTTTCAGCCTTCAAATGTACAATTCGGATTGATGCCCGCACTTAAAAAACGAGCACCTAAACGAATTCGCAAAGAACTTTACGGTGAACGCGCTATGGAATTATTTGAAGCATGGCGTAGTGAAAATATTAAGTAG
- a CDS encoding ABC transporter ATP-binding protein: MTAPILQIKNLTTSFATPNGIIKAVDNATIDLGQGETLAVVGESGCGKTVLSLSIMGLIPDPPGRITNGEVIYQGKDLVKLSEKEMQKIRGNYLSMIFQEPMTSLNPVFKIGDQIGETLRLHKGLTKKEAQDAAVDALKLVGMPNPHKRVNNFPHELSGGMRQRVMIAMALACSPEILIADEPTTALDVTIQAQILRLLDEMKHKMNGSLMLITHDLGVVARVATRVAVMYAGQLVECANIRDLFKTPLHPYTQGLLTSVPVLGNKAELKPIPGNVPALNNLPSGCRFNPRCKAAMDICREQAPQLQMKEGRTIRCWLHE; this comes from the coding sequence ATGACCGCACCAATATTACAAATTAAAAATCTGACAACATCATTTGCAACTCCTAACGGGATCATCAAAGCTGTGGATAATGCCACTATCGACTTAGGGCAAGGAGAAACTTTAGCTGTTGTCGGTGAATCGGGCTGCGGCAAGACAGTTCTCTCACTTTCCATCATGGGGCTTATACCCGATCCTCCGGGTAGAATAACAAATGGAGAAGTCATTTATCAAGGTAAAGACCTTGTTAAGCTCAGTGAGAAAGAAATGCAGAAAATCAGAGGAAATTATCTTTCCATGATTTTTCAGGAACCCATGACTTCGTTAAACCCAGTTTTTAAAATAGGTGATCAAATCGGTGAAACACTAAGACTACACAAAGGTCTTACGAAAAAAGAAGCTCAAGATGCAGCCGTTGATGCCTTAAAGCTGGTAGGTATGCCCAATCCTCATAAACGTGTAAATAATTTCCCTCATGAGCTTAGCGGCGGTATGCGCCAGCGGGTCATGATTGCTATGGCTCTGGCCTGCTCTCCTGAAATACTTATAGCTGATGAACCGACCACTGCACTTGATGTAACCATACAGGCTCAGATATTGCGATTGCTCGACGAGATGAAACACAAAATGAACGGTTCACTCATGCTGATTACTCACGATTTAGGAGTGGTAGCCAGAGTCGCGACACGTGTTGCTGTAATGTATGCTGGACAACTGGTTGAATGCGCGAACATAAGAGATCTTTTCAAAACCCCGCTGCACCCATACACACAAGGATTACTGACTTCGGTTCCCGTACTGGGGAACAAAGCAGAACTAAAGCCCATACCGGGAAATGTTCCAGCTCTTAACAATCTCCCAAGTGGATGCCGATTTAACCCGCGTTGTAAAGCTGCCATGGATATATGCCGTGAGCAAGCCCCGCAATTACAAATGAAAGAAGGCAGAACAATACGCTGCTGGCTTCATGAATAG
- a CDS encoding ABC transporter ATP-binding protein, with protein sequence MSKNILELKDIKRHYPVNNGIFSLSKATVKAVNGVTLVVKSGETLGLVGESGCGKSTLARLLTGLEVPNSGSIIFKDKSLSDWPASERSSMIQMVFQDPYSSLNPRQKVGKIISEGMRIHHTGSRKEINERVEELLIQVGLRPEHSKRYPHEFSGGQRQRIAIARAIAMNPDLIVCDEPVSALDVSVQAQVLNLLKKIQKEFDLSYVFISHDLSVVSHISDRVAVMYLGMLMEIAPVEELYTTPLHPYTQVLLKAVPIPDPDLPADDVKILGDMPSPISPPSGCPFHPRCPKVMGICSQKPPALKEMENGHSVFCHLY encoded by the coding sequence ATGAGTAAGAATATCCTCGAACTTAAAGATATTAAAAGACACTATCCTGTTAATAACGGTATTTTTTCACTATCAAAGGCAACGGTAAAAGCCGTTAACGGTGTTACTTTAGTTGTCAAAAGCGGTGAAACACTCGGACTTGTAGGTGAATCAGGGTGCGGCAAATCCACTCTAGCACGTTTACTTACAGGACTGGAAGTACCGAATTCAGGCTCTATCATTTTTAAAGATAAAAGTCTGAGTGACTGGCCTGCATCAGAACGCAGCTCCATGATACAGATGGTATTTCAAGACCCATACTCGTCTCTCAATCCCAGACAGAAAGTTGGTAAAATTATTTCTGAAGGGATGCGCATCCATCACACAGGAAGCAGAAAAGAAATTAACGAACGAGTGGAAGAATTGCTGATACAGGTAGGTCTGAGGCCTGAGCATTCCAAGCGTTATCCACATGAATTTTCAGGTGGTCAACGCCAGAGAATCGCAATTGCCAGAGCAATAGCCATGAATCCTGACCTGATTGTATGCGATGAACCTGTCTCAGCCCTGGATGTTTCAGTGCAGGCTCAGGTACTTAATCTGCTGAAAAAAATTCAAAAAGAATTTGACCTCAGCTACGTTTTTATATCTCATGACCTTTCCGTTGTTTCACATATAAGCGACCGCGTAGCAGTTATGTATCTGGGAATGCTTATGGAGATTGCCCCGGTCGAAGAGCTGTACACTACCCCGCTCCATCCATACACACAGGTATTACTTAAAGCCGTGCCGATTCCTGATCCTGATTTGCCGGCTGACGATGTAAAAATTTTGGGAGACATGCCCAGTCCAATTTCACCGCCTTCCGGCTGTCCATTTCATCCACGCTGTCCTAAAGTTATGGGAATATGTTCTCAGAAGCCGCCTGCGTTAAAAGAAATGGAAAACGGTCATTCAGTATTCTGCCACTTGTACTAA
- a CDS encoding HDIG domain-containing metalloprotein has protein sequence MISRDDAFKLLKDNTPEENLIHHALESEAVMGALAEKLGQDIELWSRTGLLHDLDYSSTSDQPEKHGLISAEMLEGKLPENAIKAIKAHNGEMTGVQPESDFDYALRCGETVTGLIHANALIRPEKMEGMKAKSLKKKMKAKAFAASVSREIINECEKIGLELNDFFTISIAAVKNIAPEVGLG, from the coding sequence ATGATATCCAGAGATGATGCGTTTAAACTGCTTAAAGACAATACTCCCGAAGAAAATCTGATTCATCATGCTCTTGAATCAGAAGCTGTAATGGGTGCGCTGGCAGAAAAACTTGGGCAGGACATTGAATTATGGTCAAGAACAGGACTCTTACATGATCTAGACTACAGTTCAACATCTGACCAGCCGGAAAAACATGGCCTTATCTCAGCTGAAATGCTCGAAGGTAAATTGCCTGAAAATGCTATTAAAGCCATCAAAGCACACAATGGAGAGATGACCGGGGTTCAACCTGAAAGCGATTTTGATTATGCCTTACGCTGTGGTGAAACCGTAACAGGATTGATTCACGCCAATGCACTAATTCGCCCTGAAAAGATGGAAGGGATGAAAGCAAAGAGCTTAAAAAAGAAAATGAAAGCCAAAGCATTTGCTGCCAGTGTCAGCCGTGAAATTATAAATGAATGTGAAAAGATAGGTCTGGAACTTAACGATTTTTTCACTATTTCCATTGCAGCTGTAAAAAATATCGCACCGGAAGTAGGTCTCGGATAA
- a CDS encoding penicillin-binding protein 1A: MKKIYKISLLFLLIMGILGVGAVGGLYYWASSDLPGFKNITDYNPPLVTTVYSRNNNVLGYFYKEKRFLVRMDEMTPLLPKAFLAAEDASFYIHDGVDFTAISRAFVANLKKGSRTQGGSTITQQIIKRLLLSPEKSYKRKLKEAILAFRLEHYLEKDEILTIYLNQIYLGAGAYGVEAASRIYFGKHVSELTVAECALLAGLPQAPSRYDPYKHPEKAKARQLYVLGQMLEHNWISRDQYNIAVDQPLVYKSMEDPSWQHGAYYLEEVRRWLIEKFGEDTVYNGGLNVYTSCDLKHQDAAEAAVKAGLENSALRRGYRGPLKELKPAEYAGFLSSEIVPESELRPGKWVQVLVTKVSKKEALVKFGKYAAKMPVTSMKWCRTPDIKKAPEDVRPVKDATKVLKKGNVVWAKLDKAFFKDGSEVNFNQVDPDTDKLGDVSWLVSLVQKPVVQGALVSMDPTNGEVLAMVGGYSFGESQFNRAVQAKRQPGSAFKPIVYSTAMDNGFTPASILMDAPFVYTDMEAGKLWKPENFEGVFYGPTLLRTALVKSRNLVTIRLARKLGIDKIIQRAKDMGLKTEFPRDLSVALGSASVTLINMVEAYSTFARGGSRVNARLVLSVNSAWGDLLYESKPEITEAISPQTAYIMCSLLKEVVQHGTGWRAKVLKRPVAGKTGTTNNEQDAWYMGFSPYLLTGVFVGFDQLTPMGKWETGSRAASPIWVSYRKKVEKDYPYADFPQPDGVVISKIDSASGLLAGPDSKETFFLPFKEGTQPTKTSVGADGDSGGSGTGSSEDLFKQTF, translated from the coding sequence ATGAAAAAAATATATAAGATTTCACTTCTTTTTCTGTTGATAATGGGAATCCTCGGAGTAGGTGCTGTTGGCGGATTATATTACTGGGCTTCCAGTGATCTGCCCGGTTTTAAAAATATTACCGATTACAATCCCCCTCTGGTTACTACCGTTTATTCCCGTAACAACAATGTCTTGGGATATTTTTATAAAGAGAAGCGTTTTCTGGTCCGTATGGATGAAATGACACCGCTTTTGCCTAAGGCTTTTCTCGCCGCTGAAGACGCTTCTTTTTATATCCATGATGGCGTTGATTTTACTGCTATTTCTCGTGCATTCGTGGCTAACCTTAAGAAAGGTTCCCGCACACAGGGAGGAAGTACAATAACTCAGCAGATTATCAAAAGATTACTGCTTTCTCCTGAAAAGAGTTATAAACGCAAACTTAAAGAAGCTATTTTAGCTTTTCGGTTGGAGCATTATCTTGAAAAAGATGAAATCCTGACCATTTATCTTAATCAGATTTATCTTGGTGCAGGGGCGTATGGTGTTGAAGCTGCTTCGCGGATTTATTTTGGTAAACACGTCAGCGAGTTAACTGTTGCAGAGTGCGCTCTTCTTGCAGGTTTACCGCAGGCTCCGAGTCGCTATGACCCGTATAAGCATCCTGAAAAGGCAAAAGCCCGCCAGCTTTATGTGTTGGGCCAGATGCTTGAACATAACTGGATCAGTCGAGACCAGTATAATATCGCCGTCGATCAGCCGCTGGTTTATAAGAGTATGGAAGATCCTTCATGGCAACATGGAGCATACTACCTTGAAGAAGTTCGTCGCTGGCTTATTGAGAAATTCGGCGAGGACACTGTCTATAACGGCGGACTCAATGTCTATACTTCCTGTGATCTGAAGCATCAGGATGCTGCGGAAGCTGCAGTAAAAGCGGGACTTGAAAATTCGGCTTTGCGTCGTGGGTACAGAGGTCCTCTTAAGGAACTCAAGCCTGCTGAGTATGCTGGATTTTTAAGCTCTGAGATCGTTCCTGAATCTGAACTTCGGCCCGGAAAATGGGTTCAAGTTCTGGTCACCAAGGTTTCCAAGAAAGAAGCTTTAGTTAAATTCGGTAAATATGCGGCAAAAATGCCTGTTACATCCATGAAATGGTGCCGTACTCCTGATATTAAAAAAGCACCGGAAGATGTCCGTCCTGTCAAAGATGCAACTAAGGTTTTGAAAAAAGGTAATGTTGTATGGGCAAAGCTGGATAAAGCCTTTTTCAAAGACGGCAGCGAAGTAAACTTTAATCAGGTTGATCCTGATACAGATAAACTTGGTGATGTGAGCTGGCTTGTATCTCTTGTTCAAAAGCCTGTTGTTCAGGGCGCACTTGTCTCCATGGACCCCACAAATGGTGAAGTTCTTGCTATGGTCGGTGGGTATTCATTTGGCGAAAGCCAGTTTAACCGAGCTGTACAGGCTAAACGACAGCCCGGATCTGCCTTTAAACCAATTGTTTATTCAACAGCAATGGATAATGGTTTTACTCCGGCTTCAATTCTGATGGATGCGCCGTTTGTTTATACCGATATGGAAGCCGGAAAGCTCTGGAAGCCTGAAAATTTTGAAGGTGTCTTTTATGGCCCGACATTACTGCGAACAGCTCTGGTAAAATCCAGAAATCTGGTAACCATCAGATTGGCCCGTAAGCTGGGTATTGATAAAATTATTCAGCGGGCAAAAGATATGGGACTCAAAACCGAGTTTCCAAGAGATCTATCTGTTGCACTCGGTTCAGCATCCGTAACACTTATTAATATGGTTGAAGCATATTCAACCTTTGCAAGAGGTGGATCAAGGGTAAATGCACGCTTGGTTCTTTCTGTAAATAGCGCATGGGGAGATCTCTTGTATGAATCCAAGCCTGAAATTACCGAAGCTATCAGCCCGCAGACTGCATATATCATGTGCTCTTTGCTTAAAGAGGTTGTGCAGCACGGAACTGGGTGGCGCGCTAAAGTTCTTAAACGACCTGTTGCAGGTAAAACCGGAACGACAAATAATGAGCAGGATGCTTGGTATATGGGATTTTCTCCTTATCTGCTGACTGGAGTTTTTGTCGGATTTGATCAGCTTACCCCGATGGGGAAATGGGAAACAGGATCACGTGCAGCAAGCCCTATCTGGGTTTCCTACCGTAAGAAAGTTGAAAAAGATTATCCTTATGCTGATTTTCCGCAGCCTGACGGAGTGGTCATATCCAAAATTGATTCCGCTTCCGGGCTTCTTGCCGGACCGGACTCTAAAGAAACATTCTTTCTGCCTTTTAAGGAAGGAACGCAACCGACCAAGACGTCTGTCGGAGCGGATGGTGATTCCGGAGGCAGCGGAACAGGTTCAAGTGAAGATTTGTTTAAGCAGACATTCTAA
- a CDS encoding YkgJ family cysteine cluster protein, whose translation MKDPFVCARCGAKGPTCCELTPGTEEVCFPVSDYERERIQECVPDLGGFASQPNTALFIENLLRLFPDQRRTIRDVFPPGGMHYRLEVDRMGRCVFLGEQGCMIPQKARPLYCRLFPFWTAENGQITILEIDRCLAQQENKSPGKLFNAFATSQSKVRLLHSELRIAWGFAPHSE comes from the coding sequence ATGAAAGACCCATTTGTATGTGCTCGCTGTGGAGCCAAGGGGCCGACATGCTGTGAACTTACTCCTGGAACTGAGGAAGTCTGTTTTCCTGTATCTGATTATGAACGGGAACGCATTCAAGAATGCGTTCCCGATTTAGGCGGTTTTGCTTCGCAGCCGAATACCGCATTGTTTATTGAAAATTTACTGAGACTTTTTCCTGATCAGCGCCGAACGATCAGGGATGTTTTCCCTCCGGGCGGTATGCATTACCGGCTGGAAGTGGACAGAATGGGACGATGTGTTTTTTTAGGTGAGCAGGGGTGTATGATACCGCAGAAGGCTCGTCCTTTATACTGTCGTCTTTTTCCTTTTTGGACTGCTGAAAATGGACAGATAACAATTCTTGAGATTGATAGATGTCTCGCACAGCAGGAAAATAAAAGTCCGGGGAAACTTTTTAACGCCTTTGCAACTTCACAGTCAAAAGTTCGTTTACTACACAGCGAGCTTCGAATTGCATGGGGCTTTGCGCCGCATTCAGAATAA
- the purF gene encoding amidophosphoribosyltransferase, whose translation MKKEYCGLFGIYGHPEAARMTYFGLYAMQHRGQESAGIVTWDGGTIREQKGMGLVADVFNERHLGKELKGDIAIGHIRYSTTGASLIRNAQPFIVRFGDLRLAIAHNGNLVNTMELREELEAQGSIFQTTMDSEVFVHLIAKNLGENTIEEAIMMACRKVKGAFSLLIMANDKMIAVKDPHGFRPLAIGRVGDNYVFASETCAFDLIDAEEIRPLNQGEMVVVEGGKLTSYTYCESAPKRQCIFELIYFARPDSTVFGEVVYERRKKMGAVLSTEMPQDVDFVMPFPDSGNYAAVGYSQESGLPLELAMIRNHYVGRTFIQPSQDMRDFSVRVKLNPVKSMIKGKSIMIVEDSIVRGTTTRTRIKKLRELGAREIHMRVSCPAIRFPCYYGIDFSSKGELIAANSTEEEIARFLGLDSLHYLSIDGLLSSVGERDSYCLACFTGEYPIPPCKGHRKMCLEDGM comes from the coding sequence ATGAAAAAAGAATATTGTGGACTGTTCGGAATTTACGGACATCCCGAAGCAGCAAGAATGACCTATTTCGGCCTTTATGCAATGCAGCATCGCGGACAGGAGTCTGCCGGTATTGTAACCTGGGACGGCGGTACAATTCGTGAACAGAAAGGTATGGGCCTTGTTGCGGACGTATTTAATGAACGTCATCTGGGTAAAGAGCTTAAAGGTGATATCGCCATCGGCCATATTCGCTACTCCACTACCGGGGCATCTCTCATTAGAAATGCTCAGCCTTTCATTGTCCGTTTCGGTGATTTGCGTCTGGCTATCGCTCACAACGGAAACCTTGTGAACACAATGGAACTTCGTGAAGAACTTGAGGCTCAGGGGTCTATTTTTCAGACCACTATGGATTCTGAGGTTTTTGTTCATCTTATTGCCAAAAATCTTGGTGAAAACACCATCGAAGAAGCTATTATGATGGCTTGCCGCAAGGTTAAGGGTGCATTTTCACTGTTGATTATGGCCAATGATAAAATGATCGCTGTAAAAGATCCGCATGGTTTCCGCCCTCTGGCAATCGGCCGTGTTGGTGATAATTATGTTTTTGCATCTGAAACTTGTGCATTTGATCTTATCGATGCAGAAGAAATTCGTCCTCTTAATCAGGGCGAAATGGTTGTTGTAGAAGGCGGTAAACTGACTTCTTATACTTACTGTGAATCTGCTCCTAAGCGTCAGTGTATTTTTGAGCTTATCTACTTTGCCCGCCCGGACTCCACTGTTTTCGGTGAAGTTGTTTATGAGCGTCGCAAGAAGATGGGGGCAGTTCTGTCAACCGAGATGCCGCAGGATGTTGATTTCGTCATGCCGTTTCCTGATTCGGGAAACTATGCCGCAGTCGGTTATTCTCAGGAATCAGGTCTGCCTCTCGAATTGGCTATGATTCGTAACCACTATGTGGGCAGAACTTTTATTCAGCCTTCTCAGGATATGCGTGACTTCAGCGTACGCGTGAAGCTTAATCCTGTTAAGTCCATGATTAAGGGTAAAAGCATTATGATTGTTGAGGATTCTATTGTGCGCGGAACAACCACCCGTACAAGAATCAAAAAGCTTAGAGAACTCGGCGCACGTGAAATTCATATGCGTGTAAGTTGCCCGGCAATCCGCTTTCCATGCTACTACGGTATCGATTTTTCATCCAAGGGTGAACTTATAGCCGCAAACAGCACTGAAGAGGAAATTGCACGTTTCCTCGGACTTGATTCCTTGCACTACCTCTCCATTGACGGTTTACTGAGTTCTGTTGGAGAACGTGATTCATATTGTCTTGCCTGTTTTACCGGTGAATATCCTATTCCTCCTTGTAAAGGGCATCGTAAGATGTGTCTTGAGGACGGAATGTAA